The Deltaproteobacteria bacterium region TCTGGCGGTGAATGAAAAACCAGGTAAGCCCGCCGATTCCCCCCGTGATGACGGGAAAAAGGATTTTCCACGCGGAGGGGAGGTCGAGCGCCACCCAGGCGCAGAACATGCCAATGGTCAAAAGAATCACCGTCCCGAGCGACTGCATCGTCCGGTCAAGCACCACCGACGCGGTGGAGAGCGTCCCGGGCATCCTTTTTTTCAGAAGAAGAATCCGCACCGGGTCCCCCCCCATAAAACTCACCGGCGTCAGCGTGTTGACCGATTCCCCCCCCAGCTTGATCTTCAGGAGGGACCAAAAGTTGATGTGCCGGCCGGTTTCCTCCAGCGCGAGATACCACCCCAGCGTATGGAGGCTGTACCAGGAAAAGGGGATTACGAGAACGTAAATGAGATCCCAACCCAAATCCCTGAATGTCCGCACCAGTTCCATGTAACCGAATTTTCGGATGAGGAAAGAGAGGAGGACCAGCCCCGCCACGAAAAAGAGGGGGTTGATGAGTTTTTTTGCCGCTGACAAGATCGGGCTTTCTAACAGAAAGAGGGGAGGGTGTAAACCGGTTCTGTAGGCCGGCCGTTTGACTTTTTTATCAGCTTGGCGTAGGTAGGGGGCATCCTTGAAATCGTAACGGCAACTCTTGTCTTTTTATGATTAAAAAAGCGCTTGTCATTGCCGCCGGGAGTGGGAGCCGGCTGTCTCAAGGGGAAAACGACATCCCCAAGCCGTTGAGAAAGGTGGCGGGGTTGCCTCTTATCAAGCGAATTATCCTGTCGGCAAAAAAGGCGGGGATTACGGAGTTTATCGTCGTTGTCGGCTATCAAAAGGAAAAAATCATCCAGGCCCTCTCCCGTGAAGATTTAGGGGGCCGACCCGGCCTGGGGGTGAAAATTGAATTTATCGAGAACCCGGAATGGCAAAAATCAAACGGCATCTCGGTTCTGGCGGCCCGAGAAGCGATCCGTGAAAATTTTGTTCTCCTGATGTCCGACCATATCTTCGATCCCCGGACGCTCGAGCGTCTGCGGGATGTGCGTCTTGGGGCCAACGGCGCTGTGCTGGCGGTTGACTCCAACCTCGGCTCCGTCTTCGACATGGATGACGCCACCAAGGTGCTGGTGGAAAAGGACCAGGTGATTGCCATTGACAAGAAGCTTTCCCAATACAACGCCGTCGATACCGGCATGTTTCTGGCGACTCCCGACCTGTTTGAGGCGCTGGAAGAGGTGAAAAAAGAGGGGGATTGCTCCCTCTCCGACGGCATCCGACTGCTCGCCTCCCGTAGTCGGATGGGGGCCTTCGATATCGGGGATGCGTATTGGCAGGATGTCGATACCCCCACCTCCCTCAAACAGGCCGAAAAAATCCTCTTCAACACCTGCCGAAAGCCGACCGACGGCTTTATCTCGCGCCATTTCAACCGGCACATCTCCCTTTTTATCTCACGTCTCCTGATCAAAACCAATCTTTCGGCCAACCATGTAACCGGCTTGACCGCCCTGGTGGGAATCCTCGCGGGGGTTTTTGTGGCGCGGGGAGACTACTGGAATGTTTTGCTCGGGGCGTTTTTGTTCAAACTTTCCTCCATCCTCGACGGTTGCGACGGCGAGATTTCGAAGTTGAAGTTCTCCTCGTCAAGGCTTGGCCAGTGGCTCGATACCCTTTCGGACAACTTGACCTATGTCTGTTTCATCATCGGTGTCGTTATGGGGGTGGCGCGGCTCGGGAACCCGCATATCGCGCTGATGGGGAGCCTGACTGTTTTTGGCGTCGGGATGACGATCCTCACGGCGTTTGTCTATCTTGTCCGCAACAGCAACTCCGGGAGTTTGCTGGTGATCCAGAGGGATTTCAACAAATTTGAAGGAGGCCCTCTGAAGAAATTCTTTTCCCGTGTTCAGTTCATGATCAAGCGCGATTTTTTTGCCCTTCTGTTTTTTGTCATGGCCGTTTTTGGAAAACTGGAGTGGATTTTGTGGACCTCCCTTGTCGGTTCGAATATCGCCTGGATGGTTTTTCTCAACAGCTATTTGGGGTTGTTTAAGCCGACCGTTGTTGTGAAAGAATCACCCGATCCCGCTTCACGGTAAACCATTATGCCAATCGCCGATTCATTTGCGAACTATAAGCGTCTCCGGGGTGTTGTCCGCTACGCGGACATTCTCATGAAAAACCGGCCGGTGCTGGTGAACCTGGAACTCATCAAGAGTTGCAACGCCACCTGCCATTTTTGCGTCTGCTGGAAAATGGACGCCGGTCCCCGTCTGTACGACTACGGCCCCGTCATCGAAAAGATCAGGCCGATCGTCGTCTCGTTGAACGGCGGCGAGCCTCTCTTGAGAAAAGACATCTGTGACATCGTCCGCCAGGTAAAGCCGCATACCATTTATGTCTCGCTCATCACCAACGCCGGTCTTCTCACGCTGGAAAAGGCTGGCGAGTTGATCGACGCGGGGCTCGATCAGCTGACGATTTCCCTCGACTATCTGGACGGCCGACACGACGGGGTGCGCGGCATCCCCAATCTGACCCGTCATATTCTTACGCTTGTCCCGCAGATTACGGCGACCGGCTTCAAAAACGTGGTGTTCAACACCATTATCATGGACTCCAACCTCGATCAGGTTGTCACCATTGCGGAAAAGGCGCGCGAACTGGGGGTG contains the following coding sequences:
- a CDS encoding flippase-like domain-containing protein, coding for MSAAKKLINPLFFVAGLVLLSFLIRKFGYMELVRTFRDLGWDLIYVLVIPFSWYSLHTLGWYLALEETGRHINFWSLLKIKLGGESVNTLTPVSFMGGDPVRILLLKKRMPGTLSTASVVLDRTMQSLGTVILLTIGMFCAWVALDLPSAWKILFPVITGGIGGLTWFFIHRQKKGIFDFLTRAVSRFGFRKLRAEKFLKPIEEIDGRISHFYHHNPRRFYTVLACHLTGRLCGVAEIYLVAHFMSIPLPLLGALYLATLTVLVNIVFVFIPGSMGVMEGAYGILLHLLGLNPIAGVAIQLVRRLRTIVWIFIGLSLMFLYNRLSNRTVAGTAGPAGAV
- a CDS encoding NTP transferase domain-containing protein, which codes for MIKKALVIAAGSGSRLSQGENDIPKPLRKVAGLPLIKRIILSAKKAGITEFIVVVGYQKEKIIQALSREDLGGRPGLGVKIEFIENPEWQKSNGISVLAAREAIRENFVLLMSDHIFDPRTLERLRDVRLGANGAVLAVDSNLGSVFDMDDATKVLVEKDQVIAIDKKLSQYNAVDTGMFLATPDLFEALEEVKKEGDCSLSDGIRLLASRSRMGAFDIGDAYWQDVDTPTSLKQAEKILFNTCRKPTDGFISRHFNRHISLFISRLLIKTNLSANHVTGLTALVGILAGVFVARGDYWNVLLGAFLFKLSSILDGCDGEISKLKFSSSRLGQWLDTLSDNLTYVCFIIGVVMGVARLGNPHIALMGSLTVFGVGMTILTAFVYLVRNSNSGSLLVIQRDFNKFEGGPLKKFFSRVQFMIKRDFFALLFFVMAVFGKLEWILWTSLVGSNIAWMVFLNSYLGLFKPTVVVKESPDPASR
- a CDS encoding radical SAM protein, which produces MPIADSFANYKRLRGVVRYADILMKNRPVLVNLELIKSCNATCHFCVCWKMDAGPRLYDYGPVIEKIRPIVVSLNGGEPLLRKDICDIVRQVKPHTIYVSLITNAGLLTLEKAGELIDAGLDQLTISLDYLDGRHDGVRGIPNLTRHILTLVPQITATGFKNVVFNTIIMDSNLDQVVTIAEKARELGVRVSFSAYSSNKADNDSEVIADPARQEKLRHVIEQLKFLKRKNKNIVSSEYFFDHVPIFFEHEKIGGCKAGQRWMTITPDGYIQPCSETPRVCHYTEYSPDKFGDIDCDVCWYACRAESQAPVTIKRVAEWIRR